Part of the Tissierellales bacterium genome is shown below.
AACCCTATCTTTTCTAGACAATCTATTTCATAATCTGTAAAACCACCTTCTGGACCTATGGCTATAGTAATTGCTTTTTCTTCAAAATCACTTAAGCTGTTTTTATTATCGATCCTCGGATGAGCTACTATCGCCTCAGTACCTTCAATGATACTAGGCAATTCATCTTCTACAAATGGTTTGAAATACTTGTGAATACTTACTTTAGGCAGTATAGTATCACAACCCTGTTCTAACCCTAATAACATCTGTTCCTTAAGTTTTTCATCACTTAGCCAAGGTGTAGACCAATAGCTTTTCTCAACTTTCCAGGTTTTTATCAGATGTATTTCCCCTATTCCAAGCGTAGTGCAATCTTCTATAAGCCTTTTCATTGCTTTAGGTCTAGGCATAGCTAGTATAAGTTTTATTGGCAATTTATTCGGCGGTTCTCGGTTCAACTCGACCTCTATATCGGCAGACTCTTCATCCATTCTAACGAGTATTCCCTCTCCTATTTTCCCATTTAGTTCGCCTACTCTGATAGAATCTCCTAATTCCACCTTGTGCACTTCTAACATATGCTTATATTGTCTACCCTCTACTCTAATCGTTGTATCATTTATCCAATTTTTTTTATCTATAACTAATAAGTTCATATCATTCTCCCATAATCAATATAGTTCCGTAATCCACTATAATATCATCACTAAGTTCTATTAATTCTATTCCCTTAGCTTCAATCCATTCTCTTACACTCTTTTCAAAATCATGATACTCAAGTGAACCAGTAATGTAAAGTTTGTCACTTCCTTGGCTACTAGAGCCTCCTATAAATCCATGATCATATCCATTTAGTATTATACTATTTGGATTTATTTCCAAATAGTCAATCTTTTCTTTTCTAAGCACATTGCCAACTCCAACATCTCCACAAATACAGCTACCATCTGGGATTATTGCCATGGAACACTTGCCGTAACCCTGATTGATATTTACAAGTTCTATATTATTTTTACATAACTCTCGTTTTATTATTTCATCAGTAAAGTTAGCTCTGTGAAATGCTTTATTCCTCATGACAGCACAATTATAGGCTATATCTAAAGGATATTTATGTTCTAATTTTGATTTACCACAGATAAGATTCAAATCATATTTTTCCAATTTATTGATATAATGATTAAAAAGTTCTGGGCAAATAACTATTGTATGCTTATCAATTCTACACATCTGCATATCTGGATGATATGCAACTGGTTTTGCTAATTTTGAATGTTCTATAGTTTTTTCTACTGCAAAACCACACGCTTTTAAGTTAGCAATCATACTATCTGGCATTCTTCCGTCTACGATAGCTAATTCCATATCAACCACTCCGAGTTCTTTTTAATATATAAAAAAAAGACTTCCAAGCTGGAAGTCTAATCTGGTGCCCAGAGGCGGAATCGAACCACCGACACGGGGATTTTCAGTCCCCTGCTCTACCGACTGAGCTATCTGGGCAAAAGCGTCATCTCT
Proteins encoded:
- a CDS encoding 16S rRNA (uracil(1498)-N(3))-methyltransferase, with translation MNLLVIDKKNWINDTTIRVEGRQYKHMLEVHKVELGDSIRVGELNGKIGEGILVRMDEESADIEVELNREPPNKLPIKLILAMPRPKAMKRLIEDCTTLGIGEIHLIKTWKVEKSYWSTPWLSDEKLKEQMLLGLEQGCDTILPKVSIHKYFKPFVEDELPSIIEGTEAIVAHPRIDNKNSLSDFEEKAITIAIGPEGGFTDYEIDCLEKIGFKAVNLGNRILRVETAIKVAIGRLYY